One region of Carcharodon carcharias isolate sCarCar2 chromosome 21, sCarCar2.pri, whole genome shotgun sequence genomic DNA includes:
- the LOC121293428 gene encoding apoptosis facilitator Bcl-2-like protein 14 isoform X2, whose amino-acid sequence MGPSDAVEDNSMLDSNSTDDDSFEFRMLMAYAKRTLPIDKAPKASNGKPDKPSVEGSNVGAAHNVGSNQQAKVELRQTSKIQSGGKERNCARKSSGRRKSIWRRIPCLRGESEKCKASFVEQQGMDEEGKMMFKSSYKITFPEAEYESMPSANEVAEMLQKIMNAKQQKNTVGVIRSYSLEVDATGDDQKTIDWIIALLTTEGDSIDEEIKKDPTFTRLLGEKPSLTIFKKVMDSVLEVALPAEINSEVESETERKLKKIAFVVHATTRFAAVGNHPMTQIMGFGTKYLQDNYTAWVTQKGGQS is encoded by the exons ATGGGTCCATCTGATGCAGTTGAGGATAATTCCATGTTGGACTCCAACTCCACAGATGATGACAGCTTTGAGTTCAGAATGTTGATGGCCTATGCAAAAAGGACTTTGCCTATAGATAAAGCCCCTAAAGCTAGCAACGGGAAACCAGACAAGCCTTCAGTTGAAGGGAGCAATGTGGGTGCTGCACACAATGTTGGTTCAAACCAACAAGCAAAAGTTGAACTAAGGCAAACAAGCAAAATCCAATCTGGTGGAAAAGAGAGAAATTGTGCTCGCAAATCCAGCGGCAGAAGGAAATCTATATGGAGAAGGATTCCATGTTTACGAGGAGAATCAGAAAAATGCAAAGCTTCTTTTGTAGAACAACAAGGAATGGATGAAGAGGGCAAGATGATGTTCAAATCTTCATACAAAATCACTTTTCCAGAAGCAGAATATG AATCAATGCCTTCTGCTAATGAGGTTGCTGAAATGTTGCAGAAGATTATGAATGCGAAGCAGCAGAAGAATACCGTTGGGGTGATTCGTTCTTACAGTTTAGAAGTTGATGCTACTG GGGATGATCAGAAAACGATAGACTGGATTATTGCACTCTTGACAACTGAAGGAGACTCTATAGATGAAGAA ATTAAAAAAGACCCCACCTTTACCAGACTACTTGGTGAAAAGCCATCActtaccatttttaaaaaagttatggaTTCTGTTCTTGAAGTAGCCTTGCCTGCAGAAATAAATTCTGAAGTAGAGAGTGAAACAGAAAGGAAGCTGAAGAAGATTGCTTTTGTCGTACATGCAACCACTAGATTTGCAGCTGTTGGTAATCACCCAATGACTCAAATTATGGGTTTTGGAACAAAATATTTGCAGGATAACTACACTGCCTGGGTCACACAGAAAGGAGG GCAAAGTTAA
- the LOC121293428 gene encoding uncharacterized protein LOC121293428 isoform X3 produces the protein MGPSDAVEDNSMLDSNSTDDDSFEFRMLMAYAKRTLPIDKAPKASNGKPDKPSVEGSNVGAAHNVGSNQQAKVELRQTSKIQSGGKERNCARKSSGRRKSIWRRIPCLRGESEKCKASFVEQQGMDEEGKMMFKSSYKITFPEAEYESMPSANEVAEMLQKIMNAKQQKNTVGVIRSYSLEVDATGDDQKTIDWIIALLTTEGDSIDEEAKLMKEEYID, from the exons ATGGGTCCATCTGATGCAGTTGAGGATAATTCCATGTTGGACTCCAACTCCACAGATGATGACAGCTTTGAGTTCAGAATGTTGATGGCCTATGCAAAAAGGACTTTGCCTATAGATAAAGCCCCTAAAGCTAGCAACGGGAAACCAGACAAGCCTTCAGTTGAAGGGAGCAATGTGGGTGCTGCACACAATGTTGGTTCAAACCAACAAGCAAAAGTTGAACTAAGGCAAACAAGCAAAATCCAATCTGGTGGAAAAGAGAGAAATTGTGCTCGCAAATCCAGCGGCAGAAGGAAATCTATATGGAGAAGGATTCCATGTTTACGAGGAGAATCAGAAAAATGCAAAGCTTCTTTTGTAGAACAACAAGGAATGGATGAAGAGGGCAAGATGATGTTCAAATCTTCATACAAAATCACTTTTCCAGAAGCAGAATATG AATCAATGCCTTCTGCTAATGAGGTTGCTGAAATGTTGCAGAAGATTATGAATGCGAAGCAGCAGAAGAATACCGTTGGGGTGATTCGTTCTTACAGTTTAGAAGTTGATGCTACTG GGGATGATCAGAAAACGATAGACTGGATTATTGCACTCTTGACAACTGAAGGAGACTCTATAGATGAAGAA GCAAAGTTAATGAAAGAAGAATATATTGACTGA
- the LOC121293428 gene encoding apoptosis facilitator Bcl-2-like protein 14 isoform X1 yields the protein MGPSDAVEDNSMLDSNSTDDDSFEFRMLMAYAKRTLPIDKAPKASNGKPDKPSVEGSNVGAAHNVGSNQQAKVELRQTSKIQSGGKERNCARKSSGRRKSIWRRIPCLRGESEKCKASFVEQQGMDEEGKMMFKSSYKITFPEAEYESMPSANEVAEMLQKIMNAKQQKNTVGVIRSYSLEVDATGDDQKTIDWIIALLTTEGDSIDEEIKKDPTFTRLLGEKPSLTIFKKVMDSVLEVALPAEINSEVESETERKLKKIAFVVHATTRFAAVGNHPMTQIMGFGTKYLQDNYTAWVTQKGGWAKLMKEEYID from the exons ATGGGTCCATCTGATGCAGTTGAGGATAATTCCATGTTGGACTCCAACTCCACAGATGATGACAGCTTTGAGTTCAGAATGTTGATGGCCTATGCAAAAAGGACTTTGCCTATAGATAAAGCCCCTAAAGCTAGCAACGGGAAACCAGACAAGCCTTCAGTTGAAGGGAGCAATGTGGGTGCTGCACACAATGTTGGTTCAAACCAACAAGCAAAAGTTGAACTAAGGCAAACAAGCAAAATCCAATCTGGTGGAAAAGAGAGAAATTGTGCTCGCAAATCCAGCGGCAGAAGGAAATCTATATGGAGAAGGATTCCATGTTTACGAGGAGAATCAGAAAAATGCAAAGCTTCTTTTGTAGAACAACAAGGAATGGATGAAGAGGGCAAGATGATGTTCAAATCTTCATACAAAATCACTTTTCCAGAAGCAGAATATG AATCAATGCCTTCTGCTAATGAGGTTGCTGAAATGTTGCAGAAGATTATGAATGCGAAGCAGCAGAAGAATACCGTTGGGGTGATTCGTTCTTACAGTTTAGAAGTTGATGCTACTG GGGATGATCAGAAAACGATAGACTGGATTATTGCACTCTTGACAACTGAAGGAGACTCTATAGATGAAGAA ATTAAAAAAGACCCCACCTTTACCAGACTACTTGGTGAAAAGCCATCActtaccatttttaaaaaagttatggaTTCTGTTCTTGAAGTAGCCTTGCCTGCAGAAATAAATTCTGAAGTAGAGAGTGAAACAGAAAGGAAGCTGAAGAAGATTGCTTTTGTCGTACATGCAACCACTAGATTTGCAGCTGTTGGTAATCACCCAATGACTCAAATTATGGGTTTTGGAACAAAATATTTGCAGGATAACTACACTGCCTGGGTCACACAGAAAGGAGGGTGG GCAAAGTTAATGAAAGAAGAATATATTGACTGA